ACGTGAGCATAATAGGGGCCGGGCAGGTTGCAGCTCACCCACGCGATGCGGTTGCCGTCGCGCTCGATGATCAGCGGGCGCTGCGCGTCGAGGATCGTATCGCCGCCGCCGACGGTCGAGAATCCTTTCTCAGCGAACAAGCGCAGGGTAGCGCGGTACGCATCGTAGCCATAGTCGTTGTTGTGGTTGCCGCTCAGCTCGACCACATCGACACCGAGCCGGTCGAATACGTCGAAGTGCTCCGGCTTGGTGCACATGCTGTTGCCCCCGCCGAGCCGCTCCGTGCCGCCGCGCGGGCAGTCTACGACCGCCGAGACCTCGTTGGAGACATGGAACACGTCGGCGCGGGTGGTGTACGGCGCGATCAGTTCGGCCGCCCAGTCGACGCCGTTTGCATCCATCTCCGGCGTGACGTTGCGCGCAATTGCCGTGACGCCGGACAGCATGACGGTCGTGAGCTTGGCCGGGTCGTAGTTCGGCGTGTAGCTCGCCATCGCCAGTGGATAGGTTTCGAGCGCATACAACGGGTGCTGTTCGTCGATCCACAGCACGCGCAGACGCAGGGACATGGCATCCCACGGCACGATCGCCCAGCGCGTCCGGTCGCGGTACAGGTCGTTGAGGAGCGCCGTATCGTCCTCCACGGTGCGAATGTTCGGATGCAGCGGTTTGCCATAACCGAACAGCCCGTCACGCGTGGCGCGCGTCACCGTGAGTTTGGCGTCGTCCTCACCCCGCAGCACGGCGTCGAACTGCGCTCGCGGCAGGTTGAACACCCGGCTGGGGAACGCGGCGACCGGCACGAACAGCGCCAGACCCACGCCTTGCTGGGGAGGAGGCGTGTTGGTCGCAAACAGTACCGGCGCGGGGGGCGGCGCGAGATGCGCCCCGTAGAACGCCAAGTAGTCGGTCACGTGCGCCGACCAGTACGCGTCGTTGTGCTGGCCCGCCGGGTGGATGATGTAGGTGTGCTCAATCCGCGCTTCCTTGAGCCGCGCGTCCATGATGTCGAGGCCCGGCGCGGCGTAATCGTCGATGCCGCGGTCGAGGTACAGCGGCGGCGGGTTCTGGACGACCAGCGCCAAATCGAGCGGGTTCTGGTCGTCCGGCGCGTGGTACAGGTCGAAGAAGGCCGAATGCCCACCGATCGCCGCGAACTGATCGGGATAGCGCAGGCCGATCTGATACGCCCAGAAACCGCCGCGCGAGATACCGCCGATGGCCCGCCGCCTCGGATCGAGGTTGAACTGTGCCTCGGCCGCGGGGATCAAGTCGTGATAAACGACCTCGCCCCACGAGTCCGGCCCGAACTGGTTAGTATTGGCGAGCTGTTCGCCATAGGGCAGCACGATCGCCATGGGCGGCAGGGTCTTGTCGGCGATGCCGATTTCGAGCTTGCCGGCCACGTCGAGGTCGATCCAGTGGCTGTCGTCGCGGTTCGAGCCGCCGAACAGCACAACGTACGGCAGGGGTGCATTCTGTTCGGCGCACGGCGGCAGGATGACGGTCGCCATGAATCCGCGACCCGCGCGCGGGCTGTCGAGCGTCACGCGCTGGCGGGTGCTTGCGATTTCACTGCACGTCGAGGGTTGTGCGGCGGGTAGGCTGACGGCTAACGAAAAGACGATGAGCGCAAGGACAAGGCGCATCCGTTCGACCTGAGTAGTTCATGGGCATCAACCGCGCGAGTATACCGGTTTCGACGCGCGCGTGTAACGCGCGATTTTGTACCGCGCCGCGATTACAGGTGTGGGTTGTCGACGTGGCGCTAGTAACGAATGGCGACGGTCTTGGCCGGCTTCACACGGACGACCATCGTATCCGTCAGGTCGCCTTCGGGCGGATTCGGATCGCCGTACTTGCCCATTACCAGCGCGACGAGGCGACGCTTTTCCTCAACCTCGGTGACTTCTTCGGCCACCCCTTGCATGCTGACGAACGTGATCGGGTCGTCCGGCTTGCTGACGCACACGGCGATGCGCGGGTCGGCGCGCAAGTTGCGCCCTTTGACCGTGGATACGCCGGTCATGAACACGATCTCGCCCGCATCCATCTCATACCACACCGGCACGAGGTGCGGCTGTCCGCTGCCGTTGACGGTCGCTACGAGCACGTCGCGGCCGCCTTCCGCCAAGAACGCCTGTATCTGTTCCGCCGTCAGGTTCTCCATGATCTCCCCCTGTGTTGGATCGCGCGAGTATACCAACGAGACGTCAGTTCGCGGAGCACGAACGCGCGAATCAAAACGGGGCCGGATCGTGACGACCCGGCCCCGCCAAAAACGTCACGGAGCGACTACATGCCCTGCGGCAGCAACACCGCGTCGATGACGTGGATCACACCGTTGCTGGCGATGATGTCGGTGATGATGACGTTCACCGAACCGTTCAGCACGACACCCGCATCGGTGACTTCGATCGTAATGTCCGAGCCCTGCAGCGTGGTCACGCTGTCGAGCGTCACGACATCGGCGGCCAGCGCCTGACCGGCAACCACATGGTACAGCAGGATGTCGGTCAGCGTCGGGATGTCGTTCAGCAGCGCCTCGACGGTGCCGGCCGGCAGCGCGGCGAACGCATCGTCGGTCGGGGCGAACACGGTCAGCGGGCCTTCGCCGTTGAGCGCGTCGACCAGACCGGCGGCTTGCACCGCAGCGACCAGCGTGGTGAAGCGGCCGTCTGCAACGGCGATTTCAACGATCGTGCCGGCAGCAGGCGCGTCCTCGATCGGCTGTTCCGGAGTCGGCGGCAGCAGCACCGCGTCGATGACGTGGATCACACCGTTGCTGGCGATGATGTCGGTGATGATGACGTTCACCGAACCGTTCAGCACGACACCCGCATCGGTGACTTCGATCGTAATGTCCGAACCCTGCAGTGTGGTCACGCCCTCGAGCGTCACGACGTCCGCGGCCAGTGCCTGACCAGCAACCACGTGGTACAGCAGGATGTCGGTCAGCGTCGGGATGTCGTTCAGAAGCGCCTCGACGGTGCCTTCCGGCAGCGCGGCGAACGCATCGTCGGTCGGGGCGAACACGGTCAGCGGGCCTTCGCCGTTGAGCGCATCGACCAGACCGGCAGCCTGAACCGCAGCGACCAGCGTGGTGAAGCGGCCATCCGCGACGGCGATGTCCACGATGGTGCCCGGCGCAACCGGCAGCGTCTGAACGTCGCCGCTCAGGGTGGTCAGCGGCGCGAACACCCAGCCGAGCTGGCCGTCGAGATCGATCTGAATCCAGTCGCCGGCCGCGTTGCGGGCGACAACCGGAGCGCTCGCACCCGGAACGAAGCTGCCGATGACCGCGTCATCGAGGCTGGGACCCGCACGGAAGTTGATGTTGACGCTGATGTCATTGGCAGCGGTGATCACGACCGGGGTCGTATCCGCAGGCTGAGCGGGCGGCAGCAGGACGGCATCGACCACGTGGATCACGCCGTTGCTGGCGACGATGTCGGTGATGATGACGTTGACCGAACCGTTCAGCACGACGCCGCCATCGACGACTTCGATGGTGATATCCGACCCTGCACGGTGGTGACGCTGTCGAGGCCGACGACATCAGCCGCCAGCGCCTGACCGGCGACCACGTGATACAGCAGGATGTCGGTAAGTGCGGGGATGTCGCCCAACAGGGCCTCGACCGTGCCTTCCGGCAGCGCAGCGAACGCGTCGTCGGTCGGGGCGAATACGGTGAACGGACCTTCGCCGCTCAGGGTGTCGACGAGGTCGGCGGCGGTTACGGCGGCGACCAACGTGGTAAAGCGGCCGTCTGCCACGGCGATGTCGACAATGGTCTGATCCTGAGCCGCGGCGGGCGCGACCAGCAGGCCACCAAGGATGGCTACGACAACTACGATAAGGATCTTGCGCATGTTCCACTCCAGTAAGGTTACACGTCCGGGTCCCAATCTATCGGGATTAAATTGGTCGTGTATTTTCCTGAGGTGAGTGGAATCTCAATCGTAATTGTCCCGAATCTGAGAAGCGAAATTCGCCGTTTTCCCCGTGCTCAGCCGAAGTCAAGAACACGGGTATGCTTCTCATTTTCGGAGCGCGTGCCGCCATCTGGCGGCGGTTTACACCACGCGAATGTGGTCCTTGTCGACGTACAGGAGCGCGATCGGATCGCCAGGATTGGGAAGCACGGATCGAGCAAGATCGTTGCGCGTCTCGGACGCCTCATCTTCGATCACAAGGCCGTCCGGCGCGCGCACGCGGTATTTCAGCGTTACGCGGTAGCTGCGGCTTGTACCGCCTTCGCTGTCCGTGCTGGTATGCCAGCGCCCCCACGCCGCGACCACCTGACCGAGCAGAAGCTGGCCGTTGTTGAGGTAGAATCTGCGCCGCCGCGCGCCAAACACCATCACGAGAAACAGGATCAGGAAGATGAGGCCGAAGACGCCCCCGATAATCAGGACCGGCAGGTTCGTCAGTCCACTGGTATCGAAGAACGGCATCTGCATATCGGTGAAGCCGGTCGCGTTGAACATGAACAAGGTAAAGCCGAGGGCTGCGACGAGAATTACGACCACGAGCAGGATCACGCCGTTGCCGCTGCGGAGGGTGTTGCGCTCGCCGGTGAGATATTTCTCGTCACCGCGGCGCAGCGTGAAGACATTGGCGAGCTGCGGCCCGCGCTGGACAGGACGCCCTGTGCCGCCCGTCAGCTCGACCGGCGCGGCGCTCCCCATCGTGTTCGACCACACGAAGGTCGGGCCGACCGAGACGCTCACGCCTTCGCCTTCAAGCTCGGCCTGCTGATCGGCGCGGGCGTCGGCCGCGAACTGACGCCGCAGGGCGTCTTCTTGCTGGCTGAGCGCGTCGCCGGAGCCGAACCCGCTGATGCCGATCCCGCCCAGCGCCGAACTCGGCTGCGCCGGTGGTGTCGAGGTGTTGAGCGGACGTCCGTCGCCTTGCACCGAGATGCCCGCCTCGCCCAACTCCTTGATCGCTAACGCGCGCAGTTCGGGGTCGGGGTCGTGCTGATAGACGGCCATGAACAGCGGGGCGAGCTGCGATCCGCCGAAGCGGGCCGCCATGCCGAGGATCATCTTGCGCTGCGCCAGCGGCAGCTTGGCGAACTCGTCGTAGTTGGGAATCTGCGCGCTCATCGAACCCCCTCCCTCGGGGTGGACTCGGTCTTGCCGATGCTCACATCAACGCTGAGAACAGCGTACGAGGAATCGCAAAAGCACGCCAGTCGCCTGCGGCGAAGTGCTGAGTGGAAAGTGCTGCGTGATGAGGAAAAGCGGGCACAGAGCCCACGGAGGACACAGAGCGCACAGAAAAGGTTGTAGGGGCGAGCCGGCGGCTCGCCCTTTCGTCTACACCCGGTGCCGGTCGCCCCAGCCGAAACCCTCGGTCGCGGCGTCAAGCTGCGCGATCTCGTCGGCGGACAGGGCAAGCTCGTCCGCTCCGACCACGTCGAGCAGCTGCTGCACGGTGCGCGCCCCGACGATCGGTGCGGTCACGGTCGGCTTCGCCAACAGCCACGCCAACGCCACATGCGCCACCGGATGCCCGTGACCATCCCCGATGCGCGTCGCCAGATCGAGCGCGTCCCATGCCCGCGGATCATTGACGAGCCGGTTGATCAGACCAGAGTCCCCGCGCGACGTGTCGGCCGACTTGGGGCTGGCGTCGCGGGTGTACTTACCGGTCGCGAATCCGGCCGCCAGCGGGCTGTAAGGGATCACGCCGATACCGTGCTGCAAGCACACGTCGGCCAGATCACGCTCGAACTCATCGCGGTGGAAGAGCGAGTAGTGCGGCTGAAGCGTCTCGTAGCGGGCGAGGCCGCGCCGGTCGGACGCCCACAGGCTTTCGACCAACCGCCACGCCGGATAGTTGCTGGCGCCGATGTACAGCACCTTGCCCGACTGCACGAGGTGGTCGAACGCGGCCATCGTCTCGTCGATCGGTGTGGCGGCGTCGAACGCATGCGCCTGATACAGGTCGATGTAGTCGGTTTGGAGCCGGCGCAGGCTGTCCTCGACGGCGTGGATGATGTGATGCCGGCTCAGTCCCTCGCGGTTTTGGCCGGGTTCCATGCGGATGCGGCACTTGGTGGCGATCACGATGTCGCGCCGCGGCTTATGCTTGAGCCACGTGCCGATGATCGTCTCCGACTCGCCGCCCTTGTTGCCATCCACCCAGAAGCTGTAGATGTCGGCGCTGTCGAAGAAGTTGATGCCGTGGTCGACCGCCGCGTCCATGATGGCGTGCGAGGTCGCTTCGTCGGCGCTCCAGCCGAAGGTCATGGTGCCGAGGCACAGCCGGCTGACGGTCAGGCCGGTGCGCCCGAGTTTGGTGGTTTGCATGCGGGTGTCCTGTTCAGTTCAAGCGAGACAATAGTCCCACCTGTTTATACCACGCGCCGCCGGTTATGGCCCGACGCTGAAGGCATTCAGCCGGCTGTAGTTGAGATAGCATGGGAGACCGCCGCCGACGCCTTCGCCGCCATACGACCGGGTGACGAGAAAGCGCGTGCTGTCCGGAAACCAGGTCACACTGCTCACAGACAGCTTACCGGAGATCCGGAAATTCACATCGCTGAGATCGCTCTGACGATTGAGACACCTCGTCGCCGGTTTGGGATCTTCGTACATCGAGAGCACCTCGCTGCTCGTGCCGCTGCGCAGATCAACGACCCAGAGCGTGGACTCCTCGCCATCGGCAGAGCCGGCTTGAGCGACCGCATACCGCCCGTCCGGGCTGACGGTCAGAAAGGGCGAAGGCACCGCATACTCGGCGGTGATTGCCCCATCAGGCAGGCTGTACGCGACGAGTGTCGCATTGAAGTTGTCGAAGTTATCGGGTTCGTCCAGTGTTGCGATGTAGACAGTTGCTGCGTCATCGGAAAACCACGCGTAGGCGCCGAATGACGCCAGATCGGAGTCAATCGTCAGGATTTCTGCGCCGCCACGCAGGTCGAAAATGTGAAACGCCGTATCGCTCGCGGCCACGACGAGCGAATGGTCGGGGCTGTTCACCGCGTATTCCGCGTACTCGGTCACGCTGCGCACAAGGTCCGTTCGCGCTTGGTCGGCCAAGAAGGGAGATACCGGCGCGGCTCCTCCGCTGATGTCGACTTGCAGGCTGCGCAGATCATACGTCTCGCTGTCGCTGTAGCGCACGCTCAGCACTGTGTCGGAGATGAACGCCAATGGCACGACGAACGAATCGACGTATCCAAGTTCCAGCGGCTCGAGCTCGGCAGAGAAGTCGCCGACGTCCAGCGGCGCGCCGTCGCTGACGTTGAACGCACGCAGCGAATAGCGATACCCACCGCAGTTGTCCATCAGAACCCAGAGGCTCTGCCCGTCCGGGGACAGAGCGGCGCTCACCGGGCAATCGAACCCGATGTCGTATTCGGCGTCGGATGTCAGGGTTGGGGCGGAGTTCTGCGCATAGACGGGCAGGCTAAACACGAGAAGCGTCACGAGGCAGAGCGCAATTCGATTGAACATCGTGGACTCAACCGTTCGCAAGGTACCGTCACCGGACCGGCGCATATTCGTATGCGACAGCAATCCGACACCTACAAGCTTACTCTATTCCGCAAGTTCGCAAGGCGAAGTTACAGGTCCGGACGAAATCGCATCCGCAATCGGCTCCAACTCTGCAAATCAGTCGTATGATGACTACACACAA
The sequence above is a segment of the Candidatus Flexicrinis affinis genome. Coding sequences within it:
- a CDS encoding CapA family protein, which translates into the protein MRLVLALIVFSLAVSLPAAQPSTCSEIASTRQRVTLDSPRAGRGFMATVILPPCAEQNAPLPYVVLFGGSNRDDSHWIDLDVAGKLEIGIADKTLPPMAIVLPYGEQLANTNQFGPDSWGEVVYHDLIPAAEAQFNLDPRRRAIGGISRGGFWAYQIGLRYPDQFAAIGGHSAFFDLYHAPDDQNPLDLALVVQNPPPLYLDRGIDDYAAPGLDIMDARLKEARIEHTYIIHPAGQHNDAYWSAHVTDYLAFYGAHLAPPPAPVLFATNTPPPQQGVGLALFVPVAAFPSRVFNLPRAQFDAVLRGEDDAKLTVTRATRDGLFGYGKPLHPNIRTVEDDTALLNDLYRDRTRWAIVPWDAMSLRLRVLWIDEQHPLYALETYPLAMASYTPNYDPAKLTTVMLSGVTAIARNVTPEMDANGVDWAAELIAPYTTRADVFHVSNEVSAVVDCPRGGTERLGGGNSMCTKPEHFDVFDRLGVDVVELSGNHNNDYGYDAYRATLRLFAEKGFSTVGGGDTILDAQRPLIIERDGNRIAWVSCNLPGPYYAHVSEAQNRPGAAPCDTAWLRVVLPPLKAENDIVILSVQYWEFDQYAPTAQQRVDFANYARLGADVVIGTQAHFPQTYNVITGYGEGTAFLHYGIGNFMFDQPWWAGVRFSLDELYIYDGRLTTVAIYPGIIEDNTRPRLMTAEERDNFLYVLMVQHGVF
- a CDS encoding TIGR03618 family F420-dependent PPOX class oxidoreductase — translated: MENLTAEQIQAFLAEGGRDVLVATVNGSGQPHLVPVWYEMDAGEIVFMTGVSTVKGRNLRADPRIAVCVSKPDDPITFVSMQGVAEEVTEVEEKRRLVALVMGKYGDPNPPEGDLTDTMVVRVKPAKTVAIRY
- a CDS encoding fasciclin domain-containing protein, whose product is MQIDLDGQLGWVFAPLTTLSGDVQTLPVAPGTIVDIAVADGRFTTLVAAVQAAGLVDALNGEGPLTVFAPTDDAFAALPEGTVEALLNDIPTLTDILLYHVVAGQALAADVVTLEGVTTLQGSDITIEVTDAGVVLNGSVNVIITDIIASNGVIHVIDAVLLPPTPEQPIEDAPAAGTIVEIAVADGRFTTLVAAVQAAGLVDALNGEGPLTVFAPTDDAFAALPAGTVEALLNDIPTLTDILLYHVVAGQALAADVVTLDSVTTLQGSDITIEVTDAGVVLNGSVNVIITDIIASNGVIHVIDAVLLPQGM
- a CDS encoding aldo/keto reductase; its protein translation is MQTTKLGRTGLTVSRLCLGTMTFGWSADEATSHAIMDAAVDHGINFFDSADIYSFWVDGNKGGESETIIGTWLKHKPRRDIVIATKCRIRMEPGQNREGLSRHHIIHAVEDSLRRLQTDYIDLYQAHAFDAATPIDETMAAFDHLVQSGKVLYIGASNYPAWRLVESLWASDRRGLARYETLQPHYSLFHRDEFERDLADVCLQHGIGVIPYSPLAAGFATGKYTRDASPKSADTSRGDSGLINRLVNDPRAWDALDLATRIGDGHGHPVAHVALAWLLAKPTVTAPIVGARTVQQLLDVVGADELALSADEIAQLDAATEGFGWGDRHRV